The Devosia sp. MC521 genome has a segment encoding these proteins:
- a CDS encoding MFS transporter, which yields MQSLASRWDTPELRATIYQFTVYFPGGVASVFLGIWLFENGIQAEQIGFINALPTLLLLILNVVVGRIADKADDWRTALIGLSIVSALVALPLFYVSEFWGILFVWALCASSNGLVPPVIDAATVRMTRRNGTDFGVIRAWATVGYVASAIIMGSALSTWGAEAFVYLYVAVVVARALLAFLLPRFRAPEPQLTVAAVTADQNAPSRLKDSLKLWFVLPLVAFALVNGGNAIMGGFASLLWHENGIGSYHIGPLLAVSAAAEATLMFGWRKFGGRFTARNMIMVSAIAGLVRFAIMAFSPPVWLLYVAQCLHALSFGLGYFGMVHFIANWTREENAAEAQGFSNMLTQAAAMVGLIVFGALMEPLGSFAFFYSVVACALAVICVLISLKLKPPKSL from the coding sequence ATGCAGTCGTTGGCTTCGCGCTGGGATACTCCCGAGCTGCGCGCGACAATCTATCAGTTCACCGTCTATTTTCCCGGTGGCGTTGCTTCTGTCTTCTTAGGCATCTGGCTCTTTGAGAACGGCATTCAGGCCGAGCAAATTGGCTTTATCAATGCCTTGCCGACCCTGTTGCTGCTCATCCTCAACGTTGTCGTTGGACGCATTGCTGATAAGGCCGATGACTGGCGGACGGCGCTGATAGGTCTATCCATCGTCTCGGCCTTGGTTGCCTTGCCGCTCTTCTACGTCTCTGAATTCTGGGGCATTTTGTTCGTCTGGGCCCTGTGTGCCTCGAGCAATGGCCTCGTTCCCCCGGTGATCGATGCTGCCACTGTGCGCATGACCCGCCGTAACGGCACAGACTTCGGCGTCATTCGCGCCTGGGCGACCGTTGGCTATGTCGCTTCTGCCATTATCATGGGGTCTGCTCTGAGCACTTGGGGCGCAGAGGCCTTCGTCTATCTCTATGTCGCTGTGGTCGTCGCGCGTGCGCTTCTGGCATTCCTACTCCCGCGTTTTCGCGCCCCAGAGCCGCAGCTCACTGTTGCCGCCGTCACAGCCGATCAGAACGCACCCAGCCGCCTCAAAGACTCGCTCAAGCTTTGGTTTGTTCTGCCACTTGTCGCCTTTGCTCTCGTCAATGGGGGCAATGCGATCATGGGTGGCTTTGCCTCGCTTCTCTGGCACGAGAACGGTATTGGCAGCTATCACATCGGCCCCTTGCTGGCGGTGTCAGCAGCAGCTGAAGCAACCTTGATGTTTGGCTGGCGAAAATTCGGCGGCCGGTTCACGGCGCGCAATATGATCATGGTGTCGGCAATCGCTGGGCTCGTGCGCTTCGCCATCATGGCCTTCAGCCCGCCTGTTTGGCTGCTCTATGTCGCGCAGTGCTTGCACGCCTTGAGCTTTGGTCTGGGCTATTTTGGCATGGTCCACTTCATCGCCAATTGGACCCGCGAAGAGAACGCCGCTGAAGCGCAGGGCTTTTCCAACATGCTCACGCAGGCTGCCGCGATGGTGGGTCTGATCGTCTTCGGCGCGCTCATGGAGCCGTTGGGTAGTTTCGCGTTCTTCTACTCAGTCGTCGCCTGCGCCCTAGCGGTGATCTGCGTTCTGATTTCGCTCAAACTAAAACCCCCAAAATCCCTCTGA
- a CDS encoding UDP-2,3-diacylglucosamine diphosphatase, whose translation MAEDRQTRHVRALFLSDVHLGMKPIRIKQLIDFLRAHDADMIYLVGDIVDGWRLGKQWHWPEEYNQLVQIILDKAKAGARVVYLPGNHDEFLREYLGTYFGEIELVERTIHTSATGKTYLVIHGDQFDVVVMNAKWLAHVGDWAYNAALRVNGAINWVRRRLGLQYWSLSAWAKQRVKNAVSVIGRFEEALVHEAKETGVDGVICGHIHLADMHDRLGIQYINTGDWVESCTAVVENHSGEFELIRWTEMTATTGRKRT comes from the coding sequence ATGGCCGAAGATCGTCAAACCCGACATGTCCGGGCGCTATTTCTGTCCGACGTGCATCTCGGCATGAAACCGATCCGCATCAAGCAATTGATCGACTTCTTGCGCGCCCACGATGCCGATATGATTTATCTGGTCGGCGACATTGTCGATGGCTGGCGCTTGGGCAAGCAGTGGCACTGGCCTGAAGAATACAATCAGCTGGTACAGATCATTCTCGACAAGGCCAAGGCTGGCGCGCGCGTCGTCTACTTGCCGGGCAATCACGACGAATTTTTGCGCGAATATCTCGGCACCTATTTCGGTGAAATCGAGCTGGTCGAGCGCACGATCCACACCTCCGCCACCGGAAAAACCTATCTCGTTATTCACGGTGATCAGTTCGACGTGGTGGTGATGAACGCCAAATGGCTCGCGCATGTCGGCGACTGGGCCTACAACGCAGCCCTGCGCGTCAACGGCGCCATCAATTGGGTTCGCCGTCGCCTTGGTTTGCAATACTGGTCACTCAGTGCATGGGCCAAGCAGCGCGTGAAAAACGCCGTTTCCGTCATCGGGCGGTTTGAGGAAGCCCTTGTCCATGAGGCCAAGGAAACTGGTGTCGATGGCGTCATCTGCGGCCATATTCACCTCGCTGACATGCACGACCGCTTGGGCATTCAATACATCAACACCGGCGATTGGGTCGAAAGCTGCACAGCCGTCGTTGAAAATCATTCCGGCGAGTTTGAGCTTATCCGCTGGACGGAGATGACAGCGACGACAGGTCGAAAACGCACCTAA
- a CDS encoding glycoside hydrolase family 3 protein gives MLRTFAFIAVLLGSVSAAAAASLAEKAGQMVVVGFEGTSPKSKGVVAVTEQLAEGAIGGVMFLKKNVSSLAGVAELNASFRAASPDLKPFITLDQEGGSVERLTKDVGFKEIPNAARIAAVNSVEQAEMIYAEMARGIADVGFSVNFGPVADLNTNLNNQIIAKFGRAYSADPAVVAAYDSAFIQAHHEAGLVTALKHFPGHGSSTADSHEGYVDITKTWSDAELEPYRLMQADGLMDMVMVGHLYHADYSDAGDKTPSSLSRQWIDGVLRNDIGFDGVVITDDLEMGAIRDHYTLEQTVTRAVRAGVDVLLFSNTAEYRPGLGKEIRDILVSEAERDPEFAKNIDQSYQRILALKSRIR, from the coding sequence TTGCTTCGAACTTTTGCGTTTATCGCTGTGCTTTTGGGTTCGGTCTCCGCCGCCGCAGCTGCCAGCCTTGCCGAAAAGGCGGGGCAAATGGTCGTGGTGGGCTTTGAAGGCACTTCCCCCAAGTCCAAGGGCGTTGTCGCCGTTACCGAGCAATTGGCCGAAGGGGCAATTGGCGGGGTCATGTTCTTGAAAAAGAATGTCTCCAGCCTTGCCGGCGTCGCCGAATTGAACGCCAGTTTTCGCGCTGCGTCTCCAGACTTAAAGCCCTTTATCACCCTCGACCAAGAGGGCGGGTCGGTAGAACGCCTGACCAAAGATGTTGGGTTTAAAGAAATCCCCAATGCGGCCCGGATTGCAGCGGTCAACTCGGTTGAGCAAGCCGAGATGATCTATGCCGAAATGGCGCGCGGCATTGCCGACGTCGGTTTCTCGGTCAATTTCGGCCCTGTGGCAGACCTCAATACCAATCTCAACAATCAGATCATCGCCAAGTTTGGCCGTGCTTATTCGGCAGATCCTGCGGTGGTGGCAGCCTATGACAGTGCCTTTATCCAAGCGCATCATGAGGCGGGCCTGGTGACTGCACTCAAGCATTTCCCCGGACACGGCTCGTCTACCGCCGATAGTCACGAAGGCTATGTCGACATCACCAAAACCTGGTCTGATGCCGAGCTTGAGCCTTATCGTCTCATGCAGGCGGATGGCTTGATGGACATGGTGATGGTCGGGCACCTCTATCACGCGGATTATTCCGACGCCGGGGATAAAACCCCGTCCTCTTTGTCCCGGCAGTGGATCGATGGCGTGCTCCGCAATGACATTGGCTTTGACGGCGTGGTCATCACTGACGATCTCGAAATGGGTGCAATCCGCGATCACTACACGCTCGAACAGACCGTGACGCGCGCTGTCCGCGCTGGTGTGGACGTACTTCTGTTTTCCAACACGGCCGAATATCGACCAGGACTGGGGAAAGAAATCCGCGACATCCTCGTTTCCGAGGCGGAACGCGACCCAGAATTTGCAAAAAATATTGACCAGAGTTACCAACGCATCCTCGCGTTGAAGTCGCGTATCCGTTGA
- the acs gene encoding acetate--CoA ligase yields the protein MSEQLVFQPSAEALAHTHTKQDQYQADYRRSVEDPDGFWADQAKRLDWVSFPKTIKNTTFAYPDVSIKWFEDGVLNVAANCIDRHLAERGDDVAIIWEPDNPADEALHITYRTLHEKVCRCANVLKKLGVKKGDRVTIYLPMIPEAAYAMLACARIGAVHSVVFGGFSPDSLAGRINDCDSSLVITADEGRRGGKTVPLKANVDAALQNCPGVSKVLVVENTGGTVDMKGARDVWWHEAAAGVEPFHDPEPMNAEDPLFILYTSGSTGKPKGVLHTSGGYLTYASLTHERSFDYRRGEVFWCTADVGWITGHSYIVYGPLANGATTVMFEGIPSWPDSSRFWQVVERHNVNIFHTAPTAIRALMGAGSEYADKHDMPSLRLLGTVGEPINPEAWMWYRKHIGKDRCGIVDAWWQTETGGHMIAPFPGATPTKPGSATVPFYGVQPVVLSPEGKLQDQTKGEGVLAIKDSWPGQARTIWGDHGRFVSTYFETYKGYYFTGDGCRRDEDGYYWITGRVDDVLNVSGHRLGTAEVESALVAHPKVSEAAVVGFPHDIKGQGIYCYVTLMAGESSSDELRAELRNWVRKEIGPIASPDYIQWAPGLPKTRSGKIMRRILRKVAENDFGALGDTSTLADPAVVDDLIANRQNKV from the coding sequence ATGAGCGAACAGCTCGTATTCCAGCCAAGCGCTGAAGCACTCGCGCACACCCACACCAAGCAGGACCAATACCAGGCCGACTATCGTCGTTCGGTAGAAGACCCCGATGGTTTTTGGGCAGACCAGGCCAAGCGGCTGGATTGGGTAAGCTTCCCCAAGACAATCAAGAACACCACATTTGCCTATCCGGATGTCTCGATCAAATGGTTCGAAGACGGTGTCCTGAACGTTGCTGCCAACTGCATTGATCGGCACCTTGCCGAGCGTGGCGATGACGTTGCGATTATCTGGGAGCCGGACAATCCGGCCGACGAAGCACTACATATCACCTACCGCACGCTGCATGAGAAAGTCTGCCGCTGCGCAAACGTCCTCAAGAAGCTGGGCGTCAAAAAGGGTGATCGCGTCACCATTTACCTGCCAATGATTCCAGAGGCGGCCTATGCCATGCTCGCTTGCGCGCGCATCGGTGCGGTTCACTCTGTTGTGTTTGGCGGGTTCTCGCCGGATTCGCTGGCTGGCCGCATCAATGACTGCGATTCATCGCTGGTCATCACCGCTGACGAAGGCCGTCGCGGTGGCAAGACTGTTCCCCTCAAGGCGAACGTCGATGCTGCCCTGCAGAATTGCCCCGGCGTGTCCAAGGTTCTCGTTGTCGAGAATACGGGCGGCACTGTCGACATGAAGGGCGCGCGCGACGTCTGGTGGCATGAAGCCGCCGCTGGCGTTGAACCCTTCCATGACCCAGAGCCAATGAATGCGGAAGATCCGCTGTTCATCCTCTACACCTCTGGTTCAACCGGCAAGCCAAAGGGCGTGCTGCACACCTCTGGCGGCTATCTCACCTATGCCTCGCTGACCCATGAGCGCAGCTTCGATTATCGTCGTGGCGAAGTGTTCTGGTGCACGGCAGACGTGGGTTGGATCACTGGCCACAGCTACATCGTCTATGGCCCGCTCGCCAATGGCGCGACCACGGTCATGTTCGAAGGCATTCCATCTTGGCCAGACTCCAGCCGTTTCTGGCAGGTGGTTGAGCGTCATAACGTCAACATCTTCCACACCGCACCAACCGCCATTCGCGCGCTTATGGGTGCTGGTTCTGAATATGCTGATAAGCATGACATGCCTTCGCTGCGCCTTCTCGGCACTGTTGGTGAACCGATCAATCCAGAAGCATGGATGTGGTATCGCAAGCACATCGGTAAGGACCGCTGCGGCATCGTTGATGCGTGGTGGCAGACCGAGACCGGTGGCCATATGATTGCCCCGTTCCCGGGTGCAACACCGACCAAGCCGGGCTCGGCCACCGTGCCATTCTATGGTGTTCAGCCGGTTGTGCTCTCGCCAGAAGGCAAGCTGCAGGATCAGACCAAGGGCGAAGGCGTTCTTGCCATCAAGGATTCTTGGCCGGGGCAGGCGCGCACCATTTGGGGCGATCATGGTCGCTTCGTTTCGACCTATTTCGAAACCTACAAGGGCTATTACTTCACGGGCGACGGCTGCCGTCGCGATGAAGACGGCTACTATTGGATCACCGGTCGCGTCGACGACGTTCTCAACGTCTCGGGTCACCGCCTCGGCACCGCCGAAGTGGAAAGCGCTCTGGTCGCCCATCCAAAGGTATCCGAGGCCGCTGTCGTTGGCTTCCCACACGACATCAAGGGGCAGGGCATTTATTGCTATGTCACGCTGATGGCTGGTGAGAGTTCCAGTGACGAGTTGCGCGCTGAACTGCGCAATTGGGTTCGTAAGGAAATCGGTCCGATCGCGTCGCCAGACTATATTCAGTGGGCTCCTGGCCTGCCGAAGACCCGTTCGGGCAAGATCATGCGCCGTATCCTGCGCAAGGTCGCCGAAAATGACTTTGGCGCATTGGGCGATACCTCGACCCTAGCAGATCCGGCAGTGGTGGATGATCTCATCGCCAACCGCCAGAACAAGGTCTAA
- a CDS encoding oligosaccharide flippase family protein, protein MSFVGRLASQSSIIFASRLAGAGLTFIVQALIARAWGAAILADYMLAIAAVNLIACFMPLGFQTIGTYFVAEYAAKRETGKLVAFIKRAYAHVAICFGVVLVLALLGQGALHLPIVILACATAVNYISGAVLVGLKRPYAGYFADSLFRPMMVVATFLVCLTFIEQPTEGFTTLLWAIAFGFLAIAALQFAYVLAILRKLPIALEPSQPETRRWWRFALPWVIIGLATDFFFDIDLLLLSTQLSKEDLAIFGVVSRIFVLVSFGVAAVYAVILPEIFEREANADRAGFLRKVGEANLAASLAALVMLVGVIIFGPLALSIFGEGFGAGLWPLVLLSLALLVRSLLGPAAMVLSIYDHPWASIPAVIIGLSALVLGNLALVPAYGLVGAAVSACLAISLWSLVLWLIAWRVAKVDVSIRQYFAR, encoded by the coding sequence ATGAGTTTTGTCGGACGGCTCGCGTCGCAGTCGAGCATTATTTTTGCCAGTCGCCTTGCGGGGGCAGGGCTCACCTTTATCGTCCAGGCGCTGATTGCCCGCGCATGGGGCGCAGCGATCCTTGCGGACTATATGCTCGCTATTGCAGCGGTAAATCTGATCGCCTGCTTTATGCCCTTAGGCTTTCAGACCATCGGCACTTACTTCGTTGCCGAATATGCGGCCAAGCGCGAAACCGGAAAACTCGTCGCCTTTATCAAGCGCGCTTATGCCCATGTCGCGATCTGCTTCGGCGTTGTTCTGGTGCTGGCGCTTTTGGGGCAGGGCGCGCTGCATCTGCCCATCGTCATTCTGGCCTGTGCCACTGCGGTCAACTACATCAGTGGTGCTGTGCTCGTGGGCCTCAAGCGCCCCTATGCGGGCTATTTCGCCGATAGTCTTTTCCGCCCGATGATGGTGGTTGCCACTTTCCTCGTTTGTCTCACCTTCATCGAGCAACCGACCGAAGGCTTCACCACCTTGCTGTGGGCCATTGCGTTCGGTTTTCTGGCGATTGCCGCACTGCAGTTCGCCTATGTTCTTGCGATCCTGCGCAAGCTTCCCATTGCGCTTGAGCCCTCACAGCCCGAAACCCGCCGTTGGTGGCGCTTTGCCCTACCTTGGGTGATCATTGGTCTAGCCACCGATTTCTTCTTCGACATCGACCTTCTGCTGCTCTCGACCCAGCTGAGCAAAGAGGATCTGGCGATCTTTGGCGTCGTCAGCCGGATTTTCGTTCTGGTGTCTTTCGGCGTCGCTGCGGTCTATGCCGTCATTCTCCCCGAAATCTTCGAGCGCGAGGCCAATGCCGATCGGGCTGGCTTCTTGCGTAAAGTGGGGGAGGCCAATCTTGCTGCCAGCCTTGCGGCGCTGGTGATGCTGGTCGGGGTCATCATTTTTGGCCCCTTGGCGCTTTCAATCTTTGGTGAAGGTTTTGGCGCTGGCCTGTGGCCCTTGGTCTTGCTGTCGCTGGCCTTGCTGGTGCGCTCGCTCTTGGGGCCGGCCGCCATGGTGCTGTCGATCTATGATCACCCTTGGGCCAGCATTCCTGCCGTCATCATCGGCCTATCGGCGCTCGTCTTGGGCAATCTGGCCCTCGTGCCCGCCTATGGCCTCGTCGGCGCGGCCGTTTCGGCGTGCCTCGCCATTAGCCTATGGTCGCTGGTGCTCTGGCTCATCGCTTGGCGCGTCGCCAAGGTCGATGTCTCCATTCGCCAATATTTCGCGCGCTAG
- a CDS encoding peptidoglycan bridge formation glycyltransferase FemA/FemB family protein, which yields MSAAVSSVDRVEMLRPSGALRADTIELTRRLVGADDWDAIISGFDTVCQEQIFAFAQMRWPSVILEPNLFYVGNVPVGGVLIMIQRLPGGLSSIAIAKWAPMIADTQHPEADAIYSAMVAALKAEYADKRGMLVSILPHASTDPHNADYAALRGAGFKRGYALTYPDRYLVKLQLSEGELRASFDQTWRRQLNKSEKNNLRFEPAPPEQLGAFKSLYAAMSERKLFPDFSAFDTLDKLFALDPALRPALFYVYEGDTLVAGAVIFKAGKRAVYLYGATNAAALPLRAGYFLHFHIIQWLSQNTDADWYDLGGTDGFLGLHQFKKGMVGSRGVITPVPPVVNYASNPLAYALGVGALSAREMLHRLRRTLSRANRNIAQSDQPLPPLDRQFS from the coding sequence ATGTCCGCTGCAGTTAGTTCTGTTGATCGCGTCGAGATGTTGCGTCCGAGCGGCGCGCTTCGGGCGGATACTATCGAGCTGACACGTCGGCTGGTCGGTGCCGATGATTGGGATGCGATCATTTCGGGGTTCGACACGGTCTGTCAGGAGCAGATCTTTGCCTTTGCGCAAATGCGCTGGCCCTCCGTCATTCTGGAGCCCAATCTGTTTTACGTCGGCAATGTGCCGGTTGGTGGTGTGCTGATCATGATTCAGCGCTTGCCTGGTGGGCTATCCTCTATCGCCATTGCCAAGTGGGCGCCGATGATCGCTGACACCCAGCATCCAGAAGCTGATGCAATTTATAGCGCTATGGTGGCAGCGCTGAAGGCCGAATATGCCGATAAGCGCGGGATGTTGGTGTCGATCCTTCCCCATGCCAGCACCGATCCGCACAATGCTGATTATGCTGCACTGCGCGGGGCAGGGTTCAAGCGCGGCTATGCGCTCACCTATCCCGATCGCTATCTCGTCAAATTGCAACTCTCAGAGGGTGAGCTGCGCGCTAGCTTTGATCAAACCTGGCGGCGCCAACTGAACAAGTCTGAGAAAAACAATCTGCGCTTTGAACCCGCTCCGCCCGAACAGCTTGGCGCGTTCAAGTCGCTCTATGCCGCTATGTCAGAGCGTAAGTTGTTCCCCGATTTTTCTGCTTTTGACACGCTGGATAAGCTCTTTGCGCTCGATCCTGCGCTGCGCCCGGCGCTGTTCTATGTCTACGAGGGTGACACGCTCGTAGCGGGCGCGGTCATTTTTAAAGCTGGCAAGCGCGCCGTTTATCTCTATGGCGCGACGAATGCTGCGGCGCTGCCTTTGCGCGCGGGCTATTTCCTCCACTTCCACATCATCCAATGGCTCAGCCAGAACACAGATGCCGATTGGTATGATCTCGGCGGGACCGATGGCTTCCTCGGCCTCCATCAATTCAAAAAAGGCATGGTGGGGTCGCGTGGCGTCATTACCCCGGTTCCTCCTGTGGTCAATTATGCCTCCAACCCTCTGGCCTATGCTTTGGGAGTTGGGGCCTTGAGCGCCCGGGAGATGCTTCATCGCCTGCGCCGCACCCTCAGTCGCGCCAACCGCAATATTGCCCAGTCCGATCAACCATTACCGCCCTTGGATCGACAGTTTTCATGA
- a CDS encoding YjbE family putative metal transport protein (Members of this highly hydrophobic protein family,regularly are found preceded by the yybP-ykoY manganese riboswitch (see RF00080). A metal cation transport function is proposed.), which yields MFGIDSSFLSSLLQVIFIDLVLAGDNAVVIGLAAAGLASDLRRKAILIGILAATGLRIIFALITIELLSLGGGLLVAGGALLFWVCWKMYRELSVSHQDEVEAHEALDNADINADGRVAGKAPKKTLRQAVTQIVIADVSMSLDNVLAVAGAAQHHIEAMVFGLALSVVLMGVAASFIARLLHKFRWIAWVGLLIILFVAVRMLLEGVGSFVAIPEIPFLYTPHVAAAH from the coding sequence ATGTTTGGCATAGACTCGAGTTTTCTGTCATCGCTCCTGCAAGTAATTTTTATCGATCTCGTCCTCGCTGGTGATAACGCGGTGGTCATTGGTTTGGCCGCGGCCGGGCTAGCCTCCGACCTGCGTCGTAAAGCAATTCTCATCGGTATTCTGGCCGCTACGGGACTGCGCATTATCTTCGCGTTGATCACCATCGAGCTTCTCTCTCTGGGCGGAGGCTTGCTCGTTGCTGGGGGCGCGCTGCTGTTCTGGGTTTGCTGGAAAATGTACCGCGAACTTAGTGTTTCTCATCAGGATGAAGTGGAGGCGCATGAAGCCCTCGACAACGCTGATATCAATGCTGACGGACGTGTTGCCGGCAAGGCGCCAAAGAAAACCCTTCGGCAGGCGGTGACCCAGATCGTTATCGCCGACGTGTCCATGTCGCTGGACAATGTTTTGGCGGTAGCCGGCGCAGCGCAACATCACATCGAAGCAATGGTCTTTGGTCTGGCGCTGTCTGTAGTGCTCATGGGCGTCGCGGCGTCTTTTATTGCGCGCCTCCTGCACAAGTTCCGCTGGATCGCTTGGGTTGGTCTACTCATCATTCTCTTTGTCGCCGTTCGGATGTTGCTCGAGGGCGTTGGTAGCTTTGTTGCTATCCCGGAAATTCCGTTCCTCTACACGCCGCATGTGGCGGCTGCACATTAA
- a CDS encoding pyridoxal phosphate-dependent aminotransferase — MPVPPFTAVVDTLPETVPFVGPEAIERRTGIKTRARIGANESVFGPSPKALQAIRDNADSVWSYGDPENFELQQALAAKFGVSPDEITIGEGIDGLMSWVVRLFIAPGDKVVMAAGGYPTFIYHVSGYGGDLHYVPYMRDHEDPIALASKAREVGAKMVYLANPDNPMGTWWPAETIQAFIDAVPEDCIIVLDEAYGECAPEGTMPAIDTSRPNVLRMRTFSKAYGLAGMRCGYAIGNARLTRAFNRIRNHFGITRLTQAAALAALQDEAHLQWALNSIDASRERLYAIAREHGLNPIPSATNFVTIDCKRDGAFAKAVLDALAEQGVFIRKPGSPGHDRCIRVSCGSEREMDIFAAALPIALKQAQGDA, encoded by the coding sequence GTGCCCGTCCCGCCATTCACCGCAGTGGTCGATACTCTGCCCGAAACTGTACCCTTTGTCGGGCCCGAAGCGATTGAGCGGCGGACCGGAATTAAGACGCGCGCGCGTATCGGCGCCAATGAATCCGTCTTTGGCCCGAGCCCAAAAGCGCTGCAAGCCATTCGCGACAATGCCGACAGTGTTTGGTCTTATGGCGACCCAGAGAATTTTGAGCTGCAGCAGGCGCTCGCCGCCAAGTTCGGGGTCTCGCCAGACGAAATCACCATTGGTGAGGGCATTGACGGGCTGATGAGCTGGGTCGTTCGCCTGTTTATCGCACCGGGCGATAAGGTGGTTATGGCGGCGGGTGGCTACCCGACGTTTATCTATCATGTGTCGGGCTATGGCGGGGATTTGCACTACGTCCCCTATATGCGCGACCATGAAGACCCAATCGCTTTGGCCTCAAAGGCCCGCGAAGTGGGCGCGAAAATGGTCTATCTCGCCAATCCGGACAATCCGATGGGGACGTGGTGGCCTGCCGAAACCATTCAGGCGTTTATTGATGCTGTGCCCGAAGACTGCATCATCGTGCTCGATGAAGCCTATGGCGAATGCGCGCCCGAAGGCACAATGCCCGCCATCGACACGTCGCGCCCCAATGTCTTGCGCATGCGAACCTTCTCGAAAGCCTATGGCCTAGCTGGGATGCGGTGTGGCTATGCCATTGGCAATGCGCGCCTAACCCGCGCCTTCAACCGCATCCGCAACCATTTTGGTATTACCCGCCTGACCCAAGCGGCGGCCCTCGCTGCGCTGCAGGACGAAGCACACTTGCAGTGGGCGCTAAACTCGATTGATGCGTCGCGTGAGCGTCTTTACGCCATCGCCAGAGAACACGGGCTAAACCCCATTCCATCGGCGACCAATTTCGTGACCATTGATTGCAAGCGCGATGGCGCGTTTGCCAAGGCCGTGCTCGACGCGCTGGCCGAACAGGGCGTGTTTATCCGCAAGCCCGGATCGCCGGGGCATGATCGGTGTATCCGTGTCAGCTGTGGGTCTGAGCGCGAGATGGATATTTTCGCTGCAGCGCTGCCCATTGCGCTCAAGCAGGCTCAGGGCGACGCGTAA
- a CDS encoding endonuclease/exonuclease/phosphatase family protein, with amino-acid sequence MLKRAEFRGAMLALGLVVLGLLGLIWYLPGLPGELLLQTLRFHILGLGAIFAIGAMIAGARLRGTLLLFIMIAGAVHSVTYVRDYLGRRPPIYEAPKAEFSLVSFNVLFDNPTPSKLVDGILANPPDVALILESPGISHQFDRLKRALPYSVGCEEGRACDISLHSALPMANARVQRLPPFSRDRLVSAELTLNGETVTIVGVHLSKPYFDGASWVELQAVGEFLKTIEGPVVMAGDFNAAPWSDPLATLAANQGLAIGGWPSATWPVNLGLLGVPIDNVFSRGNARIKTLEAGDPLGSNHLPLRAEISLYASP; translated from the coding sequence ATGCTCAAACGTGCAGAATTCCGCGGCGCCATGCTGGCGCTAGGTTTGGTTGTGCTCGGTCTGCTCGGGTTGATCTGGTATTTGCCGGGCCTGCCGGGCGAGCTCTTGCTCCAGACCCTGCGCTTTCACATCCTCGGGCTCGGCGCGATTTTTGCCATCGGCGCGATGATCGCTGGCGCGCGTCTGCGCGGCACGCTCCTGCTCTTCATCATGATCGCCGGTGCCGTTCACAGCGTCACCTATGTCCGCGACTACCTCGGGCGTCGTCCGCCGATTTATGAAGCGCCCAAGGCAGAATTCTCGCTGGTCTCGTTCAATGTCTTGTTTGACAATCCCACGCCTTCCAAGCTTGTGGATGGCATTCTGGCCAACCCGCCCGATGTTGCCCTGATCTTGGAGAGCCCCGGTATCAGCCATCAGTTTGATCGGCTCAAGCGCGCCTTGCCCTATAGCGTAGGCTGCGAAGAGGGCAGGGCGTGCGATATATCGCTTCACTCAGCTTTGCCGATGGCAAATGCTCGTGTGCAGCGCTTGCCCCCATTCTCCCGCGATCGTCTCGTCTCTGCCGAACTGACGCTCAATGGCGAGACCGTGACCATTGTCGGCGTGCACCTCTCCAAACCCTATTTTGATGGGGCCTCTTGGGTTGAGCTTCAGGCCGTCGGCGAGTTCCTCAAGACCATCGAAGGCCCAGTCGTCATGGCGGGCGATTTTAATGCCGCCCCTTGGTCCGATCCGCTGGCCACTCTGGCCGCCAATCAAGGCCTTGCAATCGGCGGCTGGCCCTCGGCCACTTGGCCTGTCAATCTCGGGCTGCTCGGCGTGCCAATCGACAACGTCTTTTCGCGTGGCAATGCGCGTATAAAAACCCTAGAGGCGGGTGATCCTCTAGGGTCCAATCATTTGCCGTTGCGCGCAGAAATCAGTCTTTACGCGTCGCCCTGA